In Arsenophonus sp. aPb, one DNA window encodes the following:
- a CDS encoding ATP-binding protein: MNAAKLREQVVAALIKKTAAQDRVYSPMDWSTTDDEYPCIIVQTPFEHKKSLGRNIPQFNTITTVRITGRLQAFDSHDLHGAAQAERQLEVLRAQIEQAVINSYELTCEIQQFAEIRSQIDICAEGEGHMAQLLMDLDIEYYQGPEEFYPINTAPLEGIDIVFSVPKGTPAHQVNIDLEKSQE, from the coding sequence ATGAACGCGGCAAAACTTCGTGAGCAGGTGGTAGCGGCACTGATAAAAAAAACCGCAGCACAAGATCGGGTTTATTCACCTATGGACTGGTCTACAACCGATGATGAATACCCTTGCATTATTGTGCAAACGCCCTTTGAGCATAAAAAGTCACTTGGTCGAAACATACCGCAATTTAATACTATAACGACAGTACGGATAACTGGGCGTCTTCAAGCGTTCGATAGTCATGATCTGCATGGTGCAGCTCAAGCTGAACGCCAATTGGAAGTATTAAGGGCGCAAATTGAACAAGCTGTTATCAACAGCTATGAACTCACCTGTGAAATCCAGCAGTTTGCAGAAATCCGTTCGCAGATTGACATTTGTGCCGAGGGAGAAGGCCATATGGCACAATTGCTGATGGATTTGGATATTGAATACTATCAGGGGCCAGAGGAATTTTATCCCATTAATACTGCACCACTTGAAGGCATCGATATTGTGTTTTCCGTTCCAAAAGGCACCCCTGCCCATCAGGTTAATATCGATTTAGAAAAATCTCAGGAGTAA
- a CDS encoding DUF2635 domain-containing protein → MFVKPVSGRSVRCPVKGELLPESGQEVPDTVFWRARLKDGDVCLVNNSLKKTKELK, encoded by the coding sequence ATGTTTGTTAAACCGGTCTCTGGCCGCAGTGTTCGCTGCCCGGTCAAAGGCGAGCTTTTGCCTGAGTCTGGGCAGGAAGTCCCGGACACTGTTTTTTGGCGTGCACGTCTAAAGGATGGAGATGTGTGCTTAGTGAATAATTCGCTGAAGAAAACAAAGGAGCTAAAATAA
- a CDS encoding phage tail tube protein, whose translation MANTANRLAGTAYVTVNGISIMVAGDFTYSPSRVTRETLVGMDSVHGYKEKPNAPFISCRVRDSGITTVADFNDQTNVNLVAELANGKTIIGESMWTVRAQEVQSEDAVFEVRWEGGSVTEN comes from the coding sequence ATGGCAAATACAGCAAATCGACTGGCTGGCACCGCTTACGTGACGGTGAATGGTATTTCTATTATGGTTGCCGGGGATTTTACTTATAGCCCATCACGGGTAACCCGTGAGACCTTAGTCGGCATGGATAGCGTGCATGGTTATAAAGAAAAACCCAATGCGCCCTTTATTTCTTGTCGTGTACGGGATTCTGGTATCACCACTGTCGCCGATTTTAATGACCAGACAAACGTTAACCTGGTGGCTGAACTGGCCAATGGTAAAACGATTATTGGTGAATCGATGTGGACGGTGCGAGCACAAGAAGTGCAGAGTGAAGATGCGGTTTTTGAAGTTCGCTGGGAAGGCGGGTCGGTGACGGAGAAT
- a CDS encoding phage tail sheath subtilisin-like domain-containing protein, producing the protein MPVPFSRIPNNLWVPLFYIEFDNSMANSATTTQRTLLIGQMLAEMPATNGQPERITSQTQAAALFGRGSMLHLMSKAYFDNDVAAELWVLPFADTETQTAASGDMTITSAANSTGVISLYIAGIRLQLVVMATESTAAIAARLAKAINKKSDLPVTAMSEQDKVTLTAKNKGALGNEIDVRLNYRGQVGGEMNPPGMEIAIAPLTGGAGAPDLMTGLTQLKDRGFDFIVNPYTDIDSLDTIQAFLSDNGGRWSWDQQLYGHSFSTAKGTYGQLAELGEKRNDQHASLLGITVSPSPTYQWSAAYVGAIAGSLRNDPGRPLQTLPIKGVLPPLDDQQLTLTERNNLLHSGISSFVVADDNSVQVENIITTYQKNNFGDEDDSYLQVETLFLLMFVSRFMRTQITSKFARMKLANDGTRFAPGSAIVTPKIIRAELIAQYRGLEFNGYVQDAQAFVAGLQVERNRQNPNRVDVLWTGTLINQLRIFAVLNQFRLQAG; encoded by the coding sequence ATGCCAGTGCCTTTTTCACGAATTCCCAATAATTTGTGGGTACCGCTATTTTATATCGAGTTTGATAATTCGATGGCCAACAGTGCCACGACAACCCAACGAACTTTACTTATCGGACAAATGTTAGCTGAGATGCCGGCTACCAATGGGCAACCCGAGCGCATTACCTCTCAGACTCAAGCTGCGGCCTTATTTGGTCGGGGCTCAATGTTACATCTGATGAGTAAAGCCTATTTTGATAATGATGTGGCGGCGGAATTATGGGTACTGCCTTTTGCGGATACTGAAACGCAGACAGCTGCATCCGGTGATATGACTATCACCAGTGCGGCCAATAGCACGGGAGTGATTTCACTTTATATAGCGGGTATTCGTTTGCAACTGGTTGTGATGGCGACAGAGTCAACTGCAGCGATAGCCGCCCGCTTAGCCAAAGCGATTAACAAAAAAAGTGACTTGCCGGTTACGGCCATGTCGGAACAGGATAAAGTGACCTTGACCGCGAAAAATAAAGGCGCGCTCGGAAATGAGATCGATGTGCGATTAAATTATCGCGGACAGGTGGGTGGCGAGATGAATCCACCGGGTATGGAAATCGCCATTGCGCCATTAACCGGTGGAGCAGGTGCGCCTGATTTAATGACCGGATTAACGCAATTAAAAGATCGGGGTTTTGATTTTATTGTCAATCCTTATACAGATATCGACTCATTGGATACCATACAGGCCTTTTTATCAGATAACGGCGGAAGATGGTCATGGGATCAACAACTTTATGGACATAGCTTTAGTACGGCAAAAGGGACTTATGGACAATTAGCCGAACTGGGTGAGAAACGCAATGATCAACATGCGTCCTTACTGGGTATCACGGTATCGCCATCACCCACTTATCAATGGAGCGCGGCCTATGTGGGTGCGATTGCCGGCAGTTTGCGCAACGATCCGGGCAGACCATTACAAACTTTACCCATCAAGGGTGTTTTACCTCCACTCGATGATCAACAACTCACCTTAACTGAACGCAATAACCTGTTGCATAGTGGTATTTCCTCTTTTGTGGTGGCGGATGATAACAGCGTCCAGGTGGAAAATATCATTACCACCTACCAAAAAAATAACTTTGGTGATGAGGATGACAGTTATCTACAGGTAGAAACGCTCTTTTTACTGATGTTTGTGTCACGATTTATGCGAACACAGATAACCAGTAAATTTGCCCGCATGAAACTGGCTAATGATGGCACCCGATTTGCGCCCGGCTCGGCCATTGTTACACCTAAAATTATTCGCGCTGAACTGATTGCCCAATATCGCGGGTTGGAATTTAACGGCTATGTTCAGGATGCGCAGGCATTTGTCGCGGGATTACAGGTTGAGCGCAATCGCCAAAATCCGAACCGGGTTGATGTGTTGTGGACGGGGACACTGATTAATCAATTGCGTATTTTTGCCGTCTTAAATCAATTTCGTTTACAGGCTGGATAA